The Helianthus annuus cultivar XRQ/B chromosome 16, HanXRQr2.0-SUNRISE, whole genome shotgun sequence genome includes a window with the following:
- the LOC110920470 gene encoding F-box/FBD/LRR-repeat protein At1g13570-like, with protein sequence MALEASSEFTPEDFISSMPDNVITSILHRMPLQDAVRTGILSRNWRFKWTMLTQLLFDDNFVSYVLETQGQNGFWKTISRLLLHLNGAITKSVVILAVLDVEDIHHLILFLSRKGIKELTLTDWTKPHVKLPTHLFSCLELKRLNISGCGFTPPPSFRCFPNLLSLSLHGVHFKGTDLGEFLTRCPLLETLDLLYITYTGNVKLVEIAKLENLKILSLSLSLIETNISSCIVFELVGSLPKLQELGLDFLSCRLTEGGAQKKFPIAFPSLKAFKVTRIDTGNGSMLSCALEIIRHFPNLQIFEIAHVSEHISIPFPIPEVEVTMMELRRVVFALFKGSENEVCLIKYFLACSPSLKKIVVHRDWFLGSDEQLIFTKKLLKLHRASPVAEIDFE encoded by the exons GTTAGGACTGGTATCTTGTCGAGAAACTGGAGGTTTAAATGGACTATGCTTACCCAACTCCTATTTGATGACAACTTCGTTTCGTATGTATTAGAAACACAAGGCCAAAATGGCTTTTGGAAAACTATAAGTAGACTTCTTCTTCATCTTAACGGCGCCATAACAAAGTCTGTCGTTATCCTCGCCGTATTGGACGTGGAAGACATTCATCACCTCATTTTGTTCTTGTCCAGAAAAGGGATTAAGGAACTCACTCTTACAGATTGGACTAAACCGCACGTGAAGTTGCCTACCCATCTTTTCTCTTGTTTAGAGTTGAAACGTTTGAATATTTCTGGCTGCGGCTTCACTCCTCCACCTAGTTTTCGTTGTTTTCCGAACCTATTGAGCTTATCATTACACGGCGTACATTTTAAAGGCACTGACCTTGGGGAGTTTCTTACTCGGTGTCCCTTACTTGAGACTTTGGACCTGCTTTATATTACTTATACAGGCAACGTTAAACTAGTCGAGATTGCAAAACTGGAAAATCTTAAAATATTATCTTTGTCATTGTCTCTTATTGAGACGAACATAAGTTCTTGTATTGTATTTGAGCTCGTGGGTTCTCTTCCAAAACTTCAAGAGCTTGGTTTGGATTTTCTAAGCTGCAGG TTGACGGAAGGTGGTGCTCAAAAGAAGTTCCCCATCGCCTTTCCCTCTCTCAAGGCATTTAAAGTAACAAGAATAGATACAGGCAACGGTAGTATGTTATCATGTGCTTTAGAAATTATCAGACACTTCCCAAATTTGCAGATTTTTGAAATTGCGCAT GTTTCTGAGCACATTTCAATTCCATTTCCAATTCCAGAGGTAGAGGTCACCATGATGGAGCTTCGGAGGGTGGTGTTTGCGCTTTTTAAAGGTTCAGAGAATGAAGTATGTTTGATAAAGTATTTCCTTGCGTGTTCTCCTTCCCTGAAAAAGATTGTTGTTCATCGCGACTGGTTTCTAGGGTCCGATGAACAGTTGATATTTACTAAGAAGTTGTTGAAGCTTCATCGAGCTTCCCCGGTAGCAGAAATCGATTTTGAATAA